DNA from Streptomyces rishiriensis:
AGCGCGCGCACTCTGATCACCGACGCCAGCTCGACCGCGCTGCGCCCGAAGTACCGTTCGGCGCCGCGCAGATCCGCCAGCGCCCCGTCCGGCGGCAGCGCCTGGACGACCGGAGTGAACTCCTCCAGCAGTCCGAGCAGCGCCGGCAGGGCCGCCTCGTCCGTCGAAGGCAGCTGGAAACGTACGCAGAGGATGGTCATCCCGCACTCCCCGGACTCTGGTGCCACAACTTCCTTCCCACCGCGGCTCCTTCACCCGCGGGGCGCAGATCGGCCCAGGGATGCATCTCGTACCCCGTGGACATGCGGATGCGACGCCGCTCCATCGCGTCCTGGGCGGCCGAGCCCGCCGGTGCGGGCAGCCCGTCCGAACCGGCGAGCCGGCTGCGCGCCGGGCCGTCGGCGTCCGCGTCGGGGGCGGCCGCATCAGGGGCGCCGCCGGGGCCGGCCAGCCGGGCCGCGACCCCTTCCAGTCCCTCGTCCCGGCGCACCTCGAGCAGTTCGGCGAGGTTCCAGGTGGCGGCGCCCACCACGCTGAAGCTGCGCGAGCCGCGCCGCTGCACCACCCCGCGCACCAGCAGCAGCCAGGAGTGGAAGACGGTGTGCGCGCAGGCGTCGTGGGAGTCGTCGAAGAAGGCGAGGTCGACCAGGCCGGTGCCGTCGTCCAGGGTGGTGAAGATGACCCGCTTGCCGGACCGGATCGGCGGGGTCTGGGTGGCCGCCTTGGCGCCCGCCACGAGGACCGTCTCACCGTGCCGGGTCTCGCGCAGCCGGCGCGCCGACACCACGCCCAGCTCGTCGAGGAAGCTCCGGTGGTCGTCCATCAGATGGCGCGAGGCGTCCATGGACAGCACGCCCAGTTCGGCGCTGAGCTTCTCGGCCGAGGACAGGTCCGGCAGCCCGGCCGGGGTGGTCTTCCGCCCGCCGGCCAGCGGGAGCTGGCCGCCGCCCGCGCCCCGGGCGCCCCGGTGCAGTTCGGTCAGGTGCAGCTGCAGATCACGCCGGTTGGCGCCGAACGCGTCCAGCGCGCCGACCTGCGCGAGCCGCGCGGCGAGCGGACGGCTCGGCCGTGCCCGTTCCCAGAAGTCCAGCAGCGAGGCGTACGGCTGCCCGTCCGCGATCCGTGCCGCCTCGGCCTCGGTGATGCCGTGCACGTCGGAGAGGGCGAGCCGCAGTCCCCAGACCCCCGGGCCGGGCCCTGGGCCGGACGGACCAGGCCCTGAGCCGCCGGACGGACCAGGCCCAGAATCAGACACCAGTTCGATCCGGTGGGCGACCGCCGACCTGTTCACGTCCAGCGGCAGCACCGGCACGCCCCGTCGCCGCGCGTCCGCCAGCAGCAGCCGCTTCGGGTACATCCCGGGGTCGTGGGTGAGCAGCCCGGCGTAGAAGGCGGCCGGGTGGTGCGCCTTCAGCCACGCCGACTGGTACGTCGGCACGGCGAAGGCGACCGCGTGCGCCTTGCAGAAGCCGTACGAGCCGAAGGCCTCGACGATCTCCCAGGTCCGCTGAATCGTTTCCGCGTCGTATCCACGGGCTGCCGCGTGCTGTGCGAACCACACCTTGATCCGCCCCTGCGACTCCGCGTCCGACAACCCGCGCCTGATCCGGTCCGCCTCACCGCGCCCGCAGCCGGTCATGACGGCGACGATGTCGATGATCTGCTCGTGGAAGACGACGACCCCGTAGGTGTCCCGCAGCGGCTCCTCCAGGTCCGGGTGCGGATACCGGACCGGCGCCCGCCCGTGCCGCGCCTCGATGAACGGCCGCACCATGTCGGCGGCGACCGGCCCGGGCCGGAAGAGGGAGATGTCGACGACGAGATCGTGGAAGGTGGCCGGCTGCAGGCGCCCCACCAGGTCACGCTGGCCCGGCGACTCGATCTGGAAGCACCCCAGCGTCTCGGTGGACCGGATGAGCCGATACGTCGCCGGGTCGCCGCCCTCCAACGTGTCCAGGTCGATCCGCTCCCCCGTCGCCCGCTCCACCTCGCCCACTGCGTGCGCCATCGCCGACTGCATCCGCACGCCCAGCACGTCCAGCTTGAGCAGCCCGAGGTCCTCGACGTCGTCCTTGTCGAACTGGGCCATGGGGAACCCCTCGCCGCTGGTCGGCATGACCGGCGTACGGGAGAGCAGGGAGGCGTCGGAGAGGAGCACCCCGCACGGATGCATGGCGACTCCGCGGGGCAGGGCGTCGAGGGCCTCGACCAGCTCCCAGAGCCGCCCGTACCGCTCCTTCTCGCCCGCCAGCGACCGGAGTTCGGGCAGTTCCTCCAGCGCCGCCCGGGCGTCGCGCGCCCGGATGTGCGGGAAGGACTTGGCGATGCGGTCGATGTCGGCCGGGTCCATGGACAGCGCCGCGCCGACGTCCCGGATGGCGTGGCGGACCCGGTACGTCTCCGGCATCGCGACCGTCGCGACCCGCTCGGTGCCGAACCGGCCCATGATCGCCCGGTAGACCTCCAGCCGGCGCGCGGACTCCACGTCGATGTCGATGTCGGGCAGCACGACCCGCTCCTTGGACAGGAAGCGCTCCATCAGCAGCCCGTGCTCGACCGGGTCGGCGTTGGCGATGCCGAGCAGGTGGTTCACCAGCGACCCCGCGCCGGAGCCGCGGGCCGCGACCCGGACACCCATCCCCCGCACGTCGTCCACGACCTGGGCGACCGTCAGGAAGTACGAGGCGAAGCCGTGGTGGGCGATGATGTCCAGCTCCCGGTGCATCCGCTCCCAGTAGGCGCGCTTCCCGGAGTGGCCGCGCAGCACCATCCCGGCCGCCGCCCGGGAGGCCAGCGTCCGCTGGGCGGTGCGACGGCCCGCGCCGACGAGATGCGGCTCGGGGAAGTGGACGGCGCCCATGCCGAGGTCGTCCTCGGGGTCGACCAGGCACTCGGCGGCCACCGCCCGCGTCTGTTCCAGCAGGTGGTGCGCGGTGTCGCGCCGGTATCCCGCGGCCTCGACGATCCGCTCGGCCACGCGCAGCATCGCATCGGCGTCCTTGAGCCAGGCCTCCCCGGAGTCCAGCCCCTTCGCCGGGTCGACCGGGACCAGCCGCCGGGCGGCGTCCAGGACGTCCGCGACCGGTCCCTGACCGGGGTCGGCGTACCGGACGGCATTGCTGAGGACGGGCCGGATCCGCTGTTCGGCGGCGAAACCGACGGTGCGGGCGGCCAGCCGCAGG
Protein-coding regions in this window:
- a CDS encoding DNA polymerase III subunit alpha translates to MPGFTHLHTASGFSLRYGASHPERLAERASERGMDVLALTDRDTLAGSVRFAKACAKAGVRPLFGVDLAVAPPERPQGDASVRRDRRRTPVRGGAFIDESAPRVTFLARDGARGWGDLCRIVTAAHGGGGTPSLPWAENHGAGLTVLLGPGSDVGRALAAGRPDRAARLLTSWREVYGDALRLEAVWHGRTGTGPGSLRLAARTVGFAAEQRIRPVLSNAVRYADPGQGPVADVLDAARRLVPVDPAKGLDSGEAWLKDADAMLRVAERIVEAAGYRRDTAHHLLEQTRAVAAECLVDPEDDLGMGAVHFPEPHLVGAGRRTAQRTLASRAAAGMVLRGHSGKRAYWERMHRELDIIAHHGFASYFLTVAQVVDDVRGMGVRVAARGSGAGSLVNHLLGIANADPVEHGLLMERFLSKERVVLPDIDIDVESARRLEVYRAIMGRFGTERVATVAMPETYRVRHAIRDVGAALSMDPADIDRIAKSFPHIRARDARAALEELPELRSLAGEKERYGRLWELVEALDALPRGVAMHPCGVLLSDASLLSRTPVMPTSGEGFPMAQFDKDDVEDLGLLKLDVLGVRMQSAMAHAVGEVERATGERIDLDTLEGGDPATYRLIRSTETLGCFQIESPGQRDLVGRLQPATFHDLVVDISLFRPGPVAADMVRPFIEARHGRAPVRYPHPDLEEPLRDTYGVVVFHEQIIDIVAVMTGCGRGEADRIRRGLSDAESQGRIKVWFAQHAAARGYDAETIQRTWEIVEAFGSYGFCKAHAVAFAVPTYQSAWLKAHHPAAFYAGLLTHDPGMYPKRLLLADARRRGVPVLPLDVNRSAVAHRIELVSDSGPGPSGGSGPGPSGPGPGPGVWGLRLALSDVHGITEAEAARIADGQPYASLLDFWERARPSRPLAARLAQVGALDAFGANRRDLQLHLTELHRGARGAGGGQLPLAGGRKTTPAGLPDLSSAEKLSAELGVLSMDASRHLMDDHRSFLDELGVVSARRLRETRHGETVLVAGAKAATQTPPIRSGKRVIFTTLDDGTGLVDLAFFDDSHDACAHTVFHSWLLLVRGVVQRRGSRSFSVVGAATWNLAELLEVRRDEGLEGVAARLAGPGGAPDAAAPDADADGPARSRLAGSDGLPAPAGSAAQDAMERRRIRMSTGYEMHPWADLRPAGEGAAVGRKLWHQSPGSAG